TGACGTTCCAGAGCTGAATGTTGGGTGTTCGCTTGACATTTCTGCTGCGTGCCTCTTTGTAGTGTTAACCATTAACCGCACTGCAGATAACATGCTGTTCTCGCCACAGCTCAGCAGTCCACACGCTAGCCTGTGTATTTTCGTCCTGTTCCTGTGTGTAAATGTGACGTGTGTCGCCCCATGTTTTCAGACCCCCGTTTCATCTACATGACTGAGGTCCCTGAGAGTTTGGGCAGCTCAACTGGCGACGACGATAAGGTCTACCTGTTCTTCAACGAGGTGGCTGTAGAGTATGATTTCTACAAGAAGCTGATGGTGTCACGTGTCGCACGTGTTTGCAAGGTACGGATCTCcagaatacccccccccccttctgtcgGGCTGGGTTTGCGGTGGACCCCTTTTGGCCCTGGTTTCCTCTCCATTCCAGTTAAActggtgtttctcaacccagtcctaggAGATCCCTTGACGGTCCAGGTCTTTCCTCTCTTCCAGCTCCTagcaggagcaaaaacatggactgtctgggggggggggggggtctctgagAACCGGCATTAAGTGATAAGGACCCGCTCTTGCTTTATGCAGTAGTTCGTATCTGTGATGTCATGAACGTCTTTGCAGGGTGATCTGGGCGGCCAGCGAACCTTACAGAGGCGGTGGACGTCCTTCCTGAAGGCCCGGCTTGACTGTCCTGTTCTGGAGTCCAGCATGCCCTTCATCATGCAGGACGCGTTTCTGTGGCGTGACAGTAACTGGAAGACGAGCATCTTCTATGCGGTCTTCACCTTGTGAGTCCCGTCGATGCTAAGCCCCGTCCTTTGGGGGGCGCTGTCATTCAGGAgaggtggtggggagggggttgtgccGTTTGTATGCTCCATGGCCAGTTATTCACTAGCAACACGAAGAGGCCTctatgaatgttttttgtgtgtgtatatgtgtgtgggtTATGTGTATATTGCagtgtccccacaatgttattttgaccttgtggggacaattttttagtcctcacaaggggaaacctgtgaatgcagtcaaactcAAAATGCCAAagtcttgtgtttttgtttggttacttctgGTTAAGGTTAGTTCtggctgggggttaaggtcgtcatcgttgggattagggttatgcccatagagatgaatggacagtccccacaaggatacAGATacataatctgtgtgtgtgtgtggggctggAGCCGCTCACTcattcctgcttcctgttcaCCATGAGCAGGGGGTCCATGAACATGTCGGCGGTTTGTGCGTACAAGGTGGAAGACGTGAGCCTGGTGTTCTCCAAAGGGAGGTTCAAGAAGTCCATCAATGTGGAAAACGCCGACACCAAGTGGGTCCCGTATGGCGGGGAGCTGCCCCAGCCACGCCCCGGAGCTGTGAGTACCACTAAACAACCGGGTCGGGTCTCAGTTTGGGCTTGAGGGACTTTTTAATGGGTCTGGGTTTATGCCTGCAGTGCATCGATGACGCGGCCAGAAACATGGGTGTGAAGCAGTCGCTGGACATCCCAGACGGCACCCTGCAGTTCCTGAGGGGGCAGCCTCTCATGGACACGGTGGTCCAGCCCCTGAAGGTCGAGCCGCAGCTCATCAAGCGGGGGCCTGCCTTCACCCGCATCGTGGTGGACAGTGTCCTAGCGTTGGACCGATACTTCTACTTTGTCATGTTCATCGGGACAGGTAGGCGGCGCTCGACACGGTCACATGACGCATGAGGTCTGGTGAGCGTGGCGGTGATTCGTCAGTCGCTCTTCTGCAGAGAACGGGTCCGTCCTGAAGGCCGTCAACTACGGAAGCGACGTGGTCATCGTTGAGGAGCTGCACCTGTTCGGCGACGGCGTGCCCGTCGAAGTCCTCCGCCTCTCTGTTGCCACGGTAACATCCCGGAATCCGATAACCGTGGGCCCCTTCCTCTCTGAGCTCGGTGACATGTCCGTGTGAGAGCTTTGGGTCTTTGTGCTCCAGGGCGCACTCTACGCGGGCTCGTCCAGCGGCGTTGTGCAGGTACCCCTGCGAGGGTGTAGCCGCTACAAAGCGTGTCTGGACTGCGTTCTGGCCCGGGACCCATACTGCGCGTGGGACACGGCAGAGGGCGCCTGCGTGGCCGTGCCACCGGGGGAGCCCTCCCCTGACAGGTACCGTACTCTGCTGCCACCATGCAGGTGCCACGGAGGCATGAGGGCAGCAGAACGGGGCCGATCGGCCCAATTCTGATGGAGATTAGCTAACTACACGTTTCTTTACATGTAGATCGCTGACCACACATTTTTGAATTCTATGTCCTTTTctacataaatatgtacatctgTACTTAGTACTTGATTTAGAGTTGCACATCTAGTTGCATTTCAACATATTGCACATTTTGTAAATACTGATTTACTAACTAATCAGTACTGGGTGGCACTATTTCTCTAACCTTCAaatgtacttttatatttattgcCTATTATTACTTTTCTTCGTTTATATTTAGTGCTGTTTGAATGTATTCACCAATGCTGACATGACGAATTCCTAGGGTGTGCAGAATTCTGATTCAGGTTTACCCTGCTGATGAATGCTATAATACATTTGGGTCTGATTACGTAGGATGTACACTAAGGTTGCTGCAGGGATGctaaagagattttttttttttctgcctctTAGGGAGCTGATTCAGAGAGTGAAAGATGGGAATGGTTCCTTATGTCCGAGAGTCGGTAAGATGTGTAAAAGTGGGGTCTTAAGTAGGATGGGGGAACAGGGAGGAAAATGGGTCATGGGTGGTGAAAGAGCACATGGGATGTTACCTTGGTAACAGTACCCTAGCAAAATTACCCCCGCAAATCTGTTAGCACTGCAAAATTATGGGAATATTCCTATTAATACCCATGGAAAGTTTCGAACTTTgaaatatttccaaaattccccagcttaacttcccatggaatgTTTCtgaaattccccccccccccctttgcagccCTACTCAGTGCATTTGTGTGTCTGCTTTCCAGAGAGCACTGAGCCCAAGAATGTGACACTGGACGCGGGGATCAACGTGAAGCTTCCCTGTCAGCAGGGTTCCAATCTGGCTCAGACCGTCTGGCTGCTGAATGGTAAGGCCCTCGACGCTCCAGACATCGCCCATGTCCACGCCGACGGCCTGCTGGTGTTCGGCAACCCGCTCCTGGGGGCGGGCCTGTACGAGTGTCAGTCTGTGGAGCGAGGCTTTGTCACCAAGGTGGCCACATACCTGGTGCAGCCGGGGAATACCGACCCATCGATACCCATGCCGGGCCTACAGAGGGAGGCCTGCAATACGGTGGCTTTGAAGGTGACCGTGGTGCTTCTCAGTCTGCTCCTGGCCATGCTACTGGTGTGGGACTTCTGCAAGGGACATATCTCCCTGCCGTGGTGCCTAGGGTCACGCCGACACCcccaaccaccaccacccctgCATAACCAGGGGTATCACCAAGGGCCGGCCGAAATCAAGCTGCTGGCAAACCGCAGCGCCAACAACAACCACTGCGGCCTCCCGTTCCCCGCAGACGGACCTGGCACCCCCAGGTCCAACGGCAGCTCCATGTTCAACCCTCAGTTCATCGCCGACGAGTCTGAGATCTGAGGGAACCTGATGAGTCCGCCTGTCCTTTGGGGAGGCGGAGCTACATAAGGCAGCTGGACTGTGTGACAAGGACAATGGGGGGGCCTCGTTCGCAGGATTCTCAGCAGTTTGGCCCCCCTGTACTTTGAAGGCTCCCTGTAGAGGGAGACGGCCTTCATCCCAGCACGTAAAAGCAGCTGCATATTTCATTCCAGTGTTAAATTTCAAGGCGAATAAGCCAATTTTCGGGTCAGCCAGTGAGGAGCCTCGTGAAAGTCGAATCTGCTTCTGAAGCTCCAGCTTTCAGGAGACGTCTGCCTGCGGAGAGCTTGTCGTTCCAAAACAAACCCTGCCTGGCATGACTGTCAGGTTCGGAAGCATGGATCGGACCCGCCCCACAACGGGGGAGAAAATGAAACTGAACTGAAGCTTGATGTCAATGTGTCTGGAGAAACCTGTccagtgtgtgtttttgttttttttgtttttattttttttacacaacATTATTTCCCAAGGACTATTTTTGGTTTCTGATACTATTTACCAACATTTGCCTAATTTCTAAAATTAGACTTTTTAAAactaaaagggaaaaaaaatgacattttgtTGGTTTCCTGTTTTTGTATGGAGCCTCCTTTGGCAggagttaataaaaaaaaacgtttctacATGCCTTAACGCTCACTGCCTTTCCTGGGCAAGACTATACAGGTGACAAACCCTGCCACGTCGCCTGTTTACATGCTATTAGAGCGCGATATGTGTTGTCCGGGCTGCACACCCCCAGGCTTTGTGCAGGCTCCCGTTTCTTCAAGAGCTGCCATCTTACTGGAAATTCGCAAAGCGGGATGCAGCCTGTCTGATCCTGTTCCTCCATCAGTCCCTTGGACCTCTCATTGCTCATTTATGTAATAGCAGCCAGAGCTGCTCTGGCTTCAGACATCGCCGTTGGTGCATGTTGACGTTTCGTGAAATGCTTGATTGCCTTTGCACTGGGAAAGTGGTCTCTCAGTTTAGCTGGTACTCACACTGGAGTAGCTTGAAGCTGTACTCATTTCTGCAGAGATACTGgcttttgacttttttttttttattggattCAACGGCCGGGACCAATTTCAGTGATGCAGTGACCTGCTCCTTTCCACAAATTTCCATCAACTGAACAGCTGTGGATTTTAATTGCACTGTTCTCTCTAGCCTTGATCCTTTTAATGATATTTTGATACTTCTACACACTAAAACGGCAATGTTCCTCTCCTCCCATTCACCCTGCCTTTACCATCAAACTTGTTCAGCCACTGCTTCAGCCCAGTTCTTCACGGCTTCCACCCTGCTGCCACAATAGTTTGGACAAAACAAAAATCAGACCGGTTTTCATTGAATGCACGCCAATGAATGGATGTTCCTTTAAACTATTGTTTGGTTTTTTCATATTCAGTCAGGCTTTCTAAGCTCTGTCAGCTGTCTTTTTAGCAACCGTGAATGTTTTatgttaaaatgtattttttttgtacattgcagtGTACAgacttatgattttttttttcttcatgcaGTTTTTGTGTTACGAAGGCAAAACACAGTAACTGCGTATTTTATCGAACTTATGGTCCGATTTATCTGGCGACAAAATATTAGTTTAAGTATTCTCTTTTTGAAGGAAACGGCATTTAAAATGACAAACCACGGTAAAACCAATTCTGAGCACCATTTTCGTCAGTTTCAGTATCATTATAGTTGCTTGGTTCATGGGGAGAAGCCCTATTCAAGACAAAAatgctgatttatttattttttttattcagtcCAGCTTTAGCGTGGGATACTGGCTTAGGTGTGGGTAGCAGTTACTCCTCCGCCTTAACGGCAGGATGTAGAAGATCACGCGTTTAGCTACATTTCCGACAGGATCAGCCGCTCTGAGGTTGGGCTGAAGGCAACTATTGAGAGAAGGAAGCAGAGATGGAGGCTTACAGGCAAAAGGGCATGAAATCCATTACTGTAAAGCTGAGGCACAGCCCTCTGTGACCCCGCCCACTGACTCATATAGGCCGTTAGGGCCATTTGCTAAAGCTAGCCGCACCCAACCGCAGCACGGTAACCATAAACACCCGTCATGCGTGAAAGTAAGAGTGCAGGGCTTGTGGGAGTGCAAGGAAAGCCTTCACGGAGAGAGGCCACTATCATCCCGCCTCAAAGCTCCTTCAGTTAATTCTCTCTAACATTTGGTTCATTTTGTTAGCGTTCCCTTTGTTTTCAACCTGGGAAGAGGAGTGTCAAATAACCATCTCTCACGTCTTATCTAGCCCAAGCAAATACACTTATGTTACACTCGTACCAGTTTATGGGTGAGGGTTGAGGTGGGGCTGTAATTTTACATATTGAAATGATCAAGTTCCTTGGGGTGTGACTTCATTGTTCTGCATTTATTTAGGGAACGCTTACACAGTTCAAGGAGACAAGCACTGTGTGAAATAAGTGTTTAatttataaaacatgttttggtGGGGTGGGTACTCACATAAAAAAACAGGCCTGTTAGTCTGTACTCCTTGTTTCTGGAACAACTGGTCCCAGGCAGAATGACTTTAATGATCGGCACATCTCTGGGACTTTAAAAATGAGCATTAAGAAAACAACCATAACGAGTTCTGAGGAAATCGAAATGGGTAGGGGCCCCCGGGGCGGGCCTATCGGCGGTAGCGGTAACGCTTGAAGTGAAACCACAGCTGGAAGATGCCGTTGGCAAACTGGCAGCGGAAGCCATGCCGGTGCGAGTACTCCCACTCGCGGTTGACGATCTTGAAGGCGATGTCTTCGTAGGGCGGCCCGGCATGGAAGCGCAGGACGCCAAAGTCCTTGTTGTCGGGACTGGGTTCTAGGAAGTACTGTGGCGTGGAGCGCTTGTCGATCAGGTCCGGGTAGAAGATGTTGAACTTGTAGCCCTGTACGATCTTGGGTGGCGGGTTGTCGAAGTCGTAGTGCGTCTGGTTGTACTTGTTCCACTCGAAGCCAGTGTGCACACGGTTGAAGAAGCGTGGCTTGCGGGGCCGGTACTTGTCGGCCCATAGGTACATCTTGCCGGTGAGTGGCAGCTCCACACTGAACTGGGCCTCGTCGGCACCCAtgccttccttggcgcgccgcACGAACGCGTCTTCCGCACTCTCGTTGGCGTCACCTACGGATGGGGATAGACGCCGAGGTTAGCTCATGCTGGGAATGACTGAATGATTCTAGTAGTTCAGTATGGTTTGGTTATTGGCCGGCGGCAGATCATTAAAGCTTCCTGATTGGACAGTAGGGTGAGAGCCACTGACCTGTGACCTGTAGCTGGCGTCGGGCCAGGTGTAGCCTTTGCCTGTCCTCCTCGGGCTCCATTGTGTGGGTGTCCAGGGGCAGCTCTGAGGGAAGCAGCAGCTGGGGGCTGTATCGACCCGAGTCGTATTCTGCCTGGCTCTGCTGAATCAGGTCCTCCTCAGTCAGAACGGCCTCCACTTTGCCTTCTCCCTCTGCATccccctgcccctcctccccagcctcCTCCCCCTCCTTGGTACCCTGGGGAGACGATGAGGAGGAAGGCCCAGGCTGGTCTGTGCTCCTGTCCTCTGTACTGGTCCTGTGGATGGGACAGGAAAGCATGATGCATTCGCCACAACGTGACGATGTCACTTGGGAGGGAGGGGCGACCCCAGGCTACCCAAGGAGGGGATTTCTCACCTTGCTCACACATCACCCTGATCAAGCTGTCAGCTAAAGGGAGCGTTAGATTCACAGCAGAGAACAGACTGTCggttaaaaattatttaaagtATTTTCTATAAAAAAAGTTgccatttaattataaaaagattAATAAAGATATTTCCAAGACTGAAAGCCTTTGTGTTTTCCTTCCTTTATAAATTAgtttttcttaattattttgagctACTGAATGAATGATGAGAACAGTAGATTAATTTCAACACAAAATTAACTTGCTCATTTTTGTACAAGTAATTGTGGCGATTTGGCATTTTTTAGAAGATCACCCAGATCTAGAACAACAAGCCTGGAGAATGAGGATGGTACGGTGGCCCAGAGGACGTCACCTCCGGAGCTGTGGACCTGCTTCCCGTCTCGCTTAGACACTCACTCACCACTTTATTAGGAACATCTACTTATTCATGCAATTCTCCACTCAGCCAATCATGTGACAGCAGCACAATGCATAAACTCGTGCAGATACAGGTCGGGGGCTTTAGTTAATTTTTACATCAAACACCACAATGGGGTGATTTTGACCTTGGT
This genomic interval from Brienomyrus brachyistius isolate T26 chromosome 21, BBRACH_0.4, whole genome shotgun sequence contains the following:
- the LOC125716518 gene encoding semaphorin-4E-like, with translation MLLYVPLFVLRTLFAVPVLSSPLALPRMTVPHLDDNARLFREEGVSNYSCMLLREDLGLLLVGARDVIYALDMQNVSRKKSEVKWAITKREQEMCMTKGKAEVDCQNYIRILHTVHDGRIYACGTNAFSPLCTYMTYNEGQLQLQGSKEDGKGKCPFDPHQRYASLMADDDLYSATTLNFLGSNSALTRNSRAQLSTEIQDSWLSDPRFIYMTEVPESLGSSTGDDDKVYLFFNEVAVEYDFYKKLMVSRVARVCKGDLGGQRTLQRRWTSFLKARLDCPVLESSMPFIMQDAFLWRDSNWKTSIFYAVFTLGSMNMSAVCAYKVEDVSLVFSKGRFKKSINVENADTKWVPYGGELPQPRPGACIDDAARNMGVKQSLDIPDGTLQFLRGQPLMDTVVQPLKVEPQLIKRGPAFTRIVVDSVLALDRYFYFVMFIGTENGSVLKAVNYGSDVVIVEELHLFGDGVPVEVLRLSVATGALYAGSSSGVVQVPLRGCSRYKACLDCVLARDPYCAWDTAEGACVAVPPGEPSPDRELIQRVKDGNGSLCPRVESTEPKNVTLDAGINVKLPCQQGSNLAQTVWLLNGKALDAPDIAHVHADGLLVFGNPLLGAGLYECQSVERGFVTKVATYLVQPGNTDPSIPMPGLQREACNTVALKVTVVLLSLLLAMLLVWDFCKGHISLPWCLGSRRHPQPPPPLHNQGYHQGPAEIKLLANRSANNNHCGLPFPADGPGTPRSNGSSMFNPQFIADESEI